The region TTGGCGAGGCCCATTGATAACAGCGCTTCAATTTCCAGCCGCACACTACCTACGGCATCTTTAACACAAGTCAGTGCATTGGCATCGGTCACGCGCCGGCCGTTGACGTATTCCATTTTCAGGCCGCGTTCCTGCAACCGTTGTTCGATTTGTGGCCGCGCACCATGCACTAGCACCAAACGGATGCCCAGACTATGGAGCAGGGCGATGTCATGGATCAGTGCCGGAAAGCGGGGGTCGATCACCGCCGCGCCATCAAAGCTGATGACGAAAGTGCGACCCCGAAACGCGTGAATGTAGGGCGATGACTGACGGAACCAGGCGACGAACTGCGCCGAGGCCGGGGTTTCCATGGACATTAGCTCCTCTGTGTGGGCGTGCATAAAATCTCGATTAAAATACTAAGCTTTTGATTTGTTACGTTAAGAGTTGTTCGCAACTTAATATCAATTTAAAGGGTTTGCAGCGATTTTGCACCTATATTAGTTGAAGTCGTAAAACTTAAGCCATAGGGATTTTAGGTGTAGAAAGTGCAAGGATATCAACAAGTTTAATTTTGACTATTTTGGTAAAAAATACTTGTCAAATTGTTTAGCGTTCTGCTATGTTTCTTTATGAAACCGTGATGGTTGACTCTGGCAATAGGGTTTAGGGGAAAGATTATTTCATTTTATTTTCGTGGGGGAATTATCATGGAACAAAAATTTGCGCTGGTTGCTGCTGTACTGGGTATCGTAATTGCTGTAGGCACTTTCGCCAATCAGCTGATGGCCTAAGGCCCTCACGTATCGTTAACTCCTGAGGAGATAGCAACCATGTATACCGGAATCAAAAAGCCCGTAATGGAACAGACGATGGCGTTGATTGTGGGTGTGTTGGGGCTGACAATCTGCGTGGCGTTATTTGCTGGCCAGATTATGGTCTGATGATCTCTTAACTGGGTTAAAGAATTATCAAAAAGGGGAGCGGGATAGCTCCCCTTTTTGTTTTGTAGGGGCGGGATTCAAACCCGCCCCTATGTTTTCTAACCCTGCAATACGTTGTTGTTCCAGATGTTTGAAATCCCAATGGCGTTTGTCCATCAACTGGCTCGGATGGATCGCCTGTAGTGCATGAAGAATATTGCTTGGGATTTTCATATTGTCTCCCGCCAGGTCTTTAATCAGTTGCTTGGTCTTTTGGCGGACAAGATTGTCCTGTGAGCCGCAGAGATTGCACGGAATAATAGGAAATTCCCGCAGCGCGGCGTATTCAGCGATATCGTCTTCCTGACAATAGGCTAATGGGCGAATGACAATGTGACGTTGATCATCGGTGAGCAGTTTTGGCGGCATCGACTTGATTTCGCCATTATAGAAAATTGACATCAGCAGACTGGTGATTAAATCGTCACGATGATGGCCGAGTGCGATCTTGGTAAAGCTATGTTTGGTGGCATAGGTGTAGATATTGCCGCGCCGCAGACGCGAACAGAGTGAACAATAGGTTTTGTCTTCCGGAATTTTCTCGATCACCACCGAATAAGTGTCTTGTTTGTGAACCGTATGGGCGATGCCTTGATCGGTAAGCCAGGTGCGCAGCCGGCTGTCGTCCCAGCCGGGCTGTCCCTGATCCAGCGTAAAAGAAAACAGCTCAAATTTGTTGTGGCTGCGAACACGCAGCAGATTGAGCAAGTAAAGCATTGTAAAAGAATCCTTGCCGCCGGAGAGACAGACCATCACCCGGTCGCCTTTCTGGATCAGGTTGTAGTCGGCAATGGCTTTGCCTGTGTAGTGGAGCAATTTCTTTTCCAGTTTTTCGAGCGTGGCTGCCATGATGCGATCCCGGTTAATAGGCGACGAGGGGCGAATTTTACGCTATTTATTCCCCTGAGGGCATCACGGGCTTGGCCCGTAGTAGCTGGTCGGTGAGAAATACGGGTTAGGCGTGATAATGTGGCCGAGAAGGAACCTAAACCGGAGGCGTGGCAGGTGAACAAATTTACGCTCCAGCGGCGTACCCGTCTGATTTTCCTGGTGGCGATGGCGATGACCGGGATCTGTATCACGGCCCTGTTGGTGTTGTTGCAACAAATGCGGGATGACGCCGATGTCATCGATGTCATGGGCCGGCAGCGGATGCTGTCCCAATCGATGGCAAGCGGCTTACTGGAAGAACTGGTCAAACAGCAGGCGAAAAATGCGGACGGCACCGTTATGGCCGGCATGGGTTACCCGCAGGCGCACGCAATATTTAGCCAGACGCTGCAGGCCCTTCGCCAGGGGGGAGTTTATTCTCGTGATCTTGAGCAAAGACAGCAGGCGCGGATTACGCGGCTGACCGATCCTGCGATGTCTGCCCAGCTGGCGGTGATCGCCGAGGCCTTGCGGCAACTGGATGCTACAGCGCAACAGTTGCATACGAATCCCAGTGACTGGCGTATTTCCATCGAAGTGCTGAATCAGGCAGGTCAGCTGCGTGATCTCAGTGACGGCCTGGTTCAGCACTACACCACAGCGGCCAAGACGCGTCAGAGCTATCTGCTGGCGGCGGTGATTATCACTGGAGCGATGACGTTACTGGCGTTTACGATGATTTATCTATTTGCCAATGAATCGCTGCTGGCACCGTTGCGCCGCATTCTCGGTGGGGACGAGGACATCGCGCGTTATGAGGCAGCAGAATGGCAGCGGCGCAAGATGGAAGTAGAGCTGCGTGAGAGTGAGGCCCGTTTCCGGCGTCTGGTCGAAGTGAGCGCAGAAGGGGTGCTTCTGCACGATCAGGGGACAGTGCTTGATTGTAATCCCGCCCTGGCTGCAATGACGGGCTATAGCGTGGACGAATTGATCGGCATGAATGTCTTGCATTTGGCGGCGCCCGAATCTCGTGAACTGGTCCAGGCTAAAATAAATGATGGTTTTCAGGGTGTTTATGAGGCGGTGGGTCAGCGCAAGAATGGTTCAATATTTCCGATCGAAGTCCGGGTTAATCTAACGCCCTACCAGAAACGCACCATGCAAGTGGTTGTCATGCGTGATCTGACCGATCACAAGCAGCGGGAGGCGCAGCGGCTGGCGGCGGCAGAGGCGCATCGCGTGACCTTGATTCGCGAAGTGCATCATCGGATCAAGAATACTTTGCAGGGGGTGGCAGGGTTGTTGCGGCAGAAAATACAGTCACATGCTGCGACGCGAGAACCGTTGGAGGAAGCGGTGGCACAACTGTGTTCAGTCGCGGTGGTGATGGGGTTGGAAAGCATGGACCGGCCGCAAGAAGTGAATTTGTGCAATCTGATACGGGCACTGAAAAAATCAGCCGAGGAATTATTTGGGCGCCAGATTATCCTCGAATGCCCTGTGGCGGAAGAAAATTCTCTGCTGTTGGCGGTGAAGGAATCGGTGCCGATTGCGTTGATATTGAATGAATTGATCATTAATGCAGTGAAACACAGCGTGCCGGATGCAGCGGTATCGATAGCAATCGCTATAGCAATCGCTGGGGAAGGTGGGGCAGCGGTTAGTATTAAGTTATCCAATCAATCAAAACACGATAATTTGCGCGTTGATTGGGCGCAAGGCCAGGGTTTGGGGACGGGGTTGACTCTAATTAAGTCTTTAATGCCACCGAAAGGCGCGGTGTTGCAGCTTTCCGAAGCGGCGGGTGTGATGACTACTCACTTGCGCCTCGAGGCGCCTGTATTGTTGTCGCTATCATCTTTGGTTGACGAAGCGCGCTTGGTGGGGGTTAAATAACGGAATGACTAAGGTATTGATAGTTGATGATGATCGTCTGATATTAGCCACCCTCGCGGCGGGGCTGCGTCATGCGGGGTATGAAGTGTTTGAAGCAAGTTCCGGTGAGCAGGCGCTCGAGCAATTTTCTGGGATTGCGCCGGACCTGATGGTACTCGATGTACGGATGGGCGAACTCTCCGGGTTGGATGTTGCTGAACGATTGCAAGAATCACAAATTCCAATTTTGTTTCTCACCGCCTATGGTGATGACAAGATTGTACAGAATGCAATCAAGTATGGCGCGATTGGATATCTGGTCAAGCCGATTGATGTGCCGCAACTTATTCCGGTGATTGAAACTTCATTGGCGCGGGCTATTGAGTTGCGTGAGCAGCGAGCGATGGAAGAGCACTTGCGCACAGCCCTCGATCAAAAGCGTGAGACCAGTGTGGCCATCGGAATTTTGATGGAACGGCATGGAATGGATTCGCATCAGGCTTTTGAATTGATGCGTCAGCGCGCCCGTTCGCAGCGGCGTAAGATGATTGAGGTTGCAGAAGAGATCGTCCAGGCCGGGCATGTGCTCAGCTGTGAAGGGGAGTTAACGCAAAAATCACTCTGAATAGGGTGGTTTAATCTATCCTTGCGTCGCGCCCGGCGCTTAAATTTGGTATCTTTAGTCTCTTTTCGATTTAGAAGTCAGAGGCTAATTCCATGCCCCACTATCGTTCCCGCACCTCCACCCACGGCCGTAATATGGCGGGCGCCCGCTCCCTGTGGCGCGCTACCGGCATGAAAGACGGTGACTTCGGCAAGCCGATTATTGCTGTCGTCAATTCTTTTACCCAGTTCGTGCCGGGGCATGTCCATCTCAAAGACATGGGGCAGCTGGTGGCGCGCGAGATTGAGGCGGCGGGTGGCGTGGCCAAGGAATTCAACACGATCGCCATCGATGACGGCATCGCCATGGGCCACGGCGGGATGCTGTATTCACTGCCATCGCGTGAGCTGATCGCCGACTCGGTTGAATACATGGTCAATGCCCATTGCGCCGATGCCATGGTCTGCATTTCAAACTGCGACAAGATCACCCCCGGCATGCTGCTGGCAGCCTTGCGTCTGAACATCCCTGTGGTGTTTGTCTCCGGCGGGCCAATGGAATCCGGTAAAGCGATTATCGGCGGTAAGGAAGTGCATCTGGATCTGGTCGATGCCATGGTCGCGGCGGCTAATCCGAATGAATCTGACGCCGATGTCGCGCAAATGGAACGTTCGGCGTGCCCGACCTGTGGTTCCTGTTCCGGCATGTTCACCGCCAACTCGATGAACTGTCTCACTGAGGCGTTGGGCCTGAGTCTGCCGGGCAATGGTTCGCTGCTGGCGACGCACGCCGATCGCAAACAATTGTTCCTGCGCGCCGGGCGCTTGAGTGTCGAACTCGCCAAGCGTTATTACGAACAGGATGATGTCAGTGTGTTGCCACGCAGTATTGCCAGCTTCAAAGCCTTCGAGAACGCCATGACGCTGGATATCGCCATGGGCGGTTCCACCAACACGATTCTGCACTTATTGGCTGCCGCACAAGAAGCAGGCGTGAATTTCGGCGTGACCGATATCGATCATTTGTCGCGCAAAGTACCGCAGTTGTGCAAGGTTGCGCCCAGTACGCAGAAATATCATATGGAAGATGTGCATCGCGCCGGAGGTGTGATGGCGATTCTCGGTGAACTGGATCGCGCCGGATTGTTGCATCGCGATCTACCTACCGTGCATAGCGCGAGTATGGGTGCGGCACTGGAGCAGTGGGATGTGTGCCGTACA is a window of Gammaproteobacteria bacterium DNA encoding:
- the ttcA gene encoding tRNA 2-thiocytidine(32) synthetase TtcA, translated to MAATLEKLEKKLLHYTGKAIADYNLIQKGDRVMVCLSGGKDSFTMLYLLNLLRVRSHNKFELFSFTLDQGQPGWDDSRLRTWLTDQGIAHTVHKQDTYSVVIEKIPEDKTYCSLCSRLRRGNIYTYATKHSFTKIALGHHRDDLITSLLMSIFYNGEIKSMPPKLLTDDQRHIVIRPLAYCQEDDIAEYAALREFPIIPCNLCGSQDNLVRQKTKQLIKDLAGDNMKIPSNILHALQAIHPSQLMDKRHWDFKHLEQQRIAGLENIGAGLNPAPTKQKGELSRSPF
- a CDS encoding PAS domain S-box protein; this translates as MNKFTLQRRTRLIFLVAMAMTGICITALLVLLQQMRDDADVIDVMGRQRMLSQSMASGLLEELVKQQAKNADGTVMAGMGYPQAHAIFSQTLQALRQGGVYSRDLEQRQQARITRLTDPAMSAQLAVIAEALRQLDATAQQLHTNPSDWRISIEVLNQAGQLRDLSDGLVQHYTTAAKTRQSYLLAAVIITGAMTLLAFTMIYLFANESLLAPLRRILGGDEDIARYEAAEWQRRKMEVELRESEARFRRLVEVSAEGVLLHDQGTVLDCNPALAAMTGYSVDELIGMNVLHLAAPESRELVQAKINDGFQGVYEAVGQRKNGSIFPIEVRVNLTPYQKRTMQVVVMRDLTDHKQREAQRLAAAEAHRVTLIREVHHRIKNTLQGVAGLLRQKIQSHAATREPLEEAVAQLCSVAVVMGLESMDRPQEVNLCNLIRALKKSAEELFGRQIILECPVAEENSLLLAVKESVPIALILNELIINAVKHSVPDAAVSIAIAIAIAGEGGAAVSIKLSNQSKHDNLRVDWAQGQGLGTGLTLIKSLMPPKGAVLQLSEAAGVMTTHLRLEAPVLLSLSSLVDEARLVGVK
- a CDS encoding response regulator, whose protein sequence is MTKVLIVDDDRLILATLAAGLRHAGYEVFEASSGEQALEQFSGIAPDLMVLDVRMGELSGLDVAERLQESQIPILFLTAYGDDKIVQNAIKYGAIGYLVKPIDVPQLIPVIETSLARAIELREQRAMEEHLRTALDQKRETSVAIGILMERHGMDSHQAFELMRQRARSQRRKMIEVAEEIVQAGHVLSCEGELTQKSL
- the ilvD gene encoding dihydroxy-acid dehydratase; its protein translation is MPHYRSRTSTHGRNMAGARSLWRATGMKDGDFGKPIIAVVNSFTQFVPGHVHLKDMGQLVAREIEAAGGVAKEFNTIAIDDGIAMGHGGMLYSLPSRELIADSVEYMVNAHCADAMVCISNCDKITPGMLLAALRLNIPVVFVSGGPMESGKAIIGGKEVHLDLVDAMVAAANPNESDADVAQMERSACPTCGSCSGMFTANSMNCLTEALGLSLPGNGSLLATHADRKQLFLRAGRLSVELAKRYYEQDDVSVLPRSIASFKAFENAMTLDIAMGGSTNTILHLLAAAQEAGVNFGVTDIDHLSRKVPQLCKVAPSTQKYHMEDVHRAGGVMAILGELDRAGLLHRDLPTVHSASMGAALEQWDVCRTNDKAVHTFYRAAPGNVPTQQAFSQEKRWPDLDLDRKNGCIRSIEHAYSKEGGLAVLFGNLAVDGCVVKTAGVDDSILKFSGPARIFESQDAAVTGILNDQIKPGDVVIIRYEGPRGGPGMQEMLYPTSYLKSKGLGKACALITDGRFSGGTSGLSIGHVSPEAAEGGTIGLVQDGDIIEIDIPGRTIRVALSDAELNVRRQAMAANGVNAWKPVARERQVSAALRAYAAMTTSASRGAVRDVTQLEK